The Deinococcus sp. KNUC1210 nucleotide sequence TCGCGCTGCCCTGGATGCTAGCAGGTCTGGTGGCGCTGCACCTTGTTCACATGATCGTGGGTGTGCGGGCGTGGTTCGCCAGCGACCATGCCGGGCGCAACGACGTTCACTGACGCGGAAGAGCGCGACGGACTGCCAAAGGTATTTCGCTAATAACATAATTATGGTACAATATTCGTATGAAGATCACCCCCCAGAGCATTCGCATCGGCACCCGTTCGCTGCCTGCCCAGGGCGGGTTTCTGCATGCCCAGAGCGCCCTCGATCTGCTGGGCCTGCCGTTTCCTGCCGACTGGGAAGGCTTCGCCCGCACCCACACCCTGACTGCACCCACCCGCGACTTTGGCTGTGGCCTGGAAGCCACGCTGTCGCTGCCCGAATTCGTGCGCCTGGGCTTTGCTGCCCAGACCCCGCAGGCCCGCCGCTGGCAGAAATCGGCCCACACGCTGATCGCCCGCATGCTGGCCGGAGACGTGCGCCTGAGCGCCCAGATCGCGGAGGCCAACCCCGACCCGCAGGCGCAGCGCTGGCTGCACGCCCGCCTCGAAAACCAGAATGCCCGCAAGGCGCTGATGAGCACCGTGGCGCGGCACGGCGGCAGCGAACTGGTCTACGGTCAGCTCGGCAGCATCAGCAACCGCAGCGTGCTGGGCACCGACAGCGCCACACTGCGGCGGGAACGCGGCGTCAAATCGACCCGCGACGGCCTGAATACCGAGGAACTGCTGAGGCTCAGCTATCTGGAGAGCGCCACCGCCCGCGCCATCGAGGAGCGCGGCGTTCATGGCAACGAGGCGATCCTGGGTGTGCACCGACAGCTCGCCGAGCGCGAGCGGCAGACCTGGGGCCTTCAGCACCCCGCCAGCCGCGCCGGGCTGTCTCCGTCTCAGGCAGGTTGACGTGCGTTTCACTGTTTCATCCTGAGCGTCCGGTTATTCCCAGACTCGGTTTCCTGTAACGGAGACCGGGTCTTTCTTTGGATACCCGCCCTTCCTCTGCTTCATGGGCGTGCTAGACCCGTCTTGGCTCGCCTCCCATTCCCTTGCCCGCTGCTGTAGAATCGTCAGCGTTCCGTACTACACTGAGCAGGTGAGTGTTTTTACTCACACCAAACGATTGATTCTGGCTTTGCGGCGCTTCCAGCGTTCGGCTGGGGCGCGGCGGGCCTTGTACACACCCAAAGGAGCCATATGACGGTACTTTTTGTCATTCTGGCGCTCCTGGTCGGACTGGCAGTGGCATATCCTCTCGGTGTTTCGCGCGGGCAGGCTCGCCGTGCGGAGCTTGATGACAGCCTGCAACGGGAAGCGCTGGCTCAGGCCGAGCGTATTCGGAGCGAGGCCGAGGCTCAGGCACAGAGCACGCGTGCCGAGGCGGGACGAATTCGGGAGGATGCCAGCAGACTGTATCAGGAGGCCGAAGTAAGGCAGGCGCAGGCCACCCAGCAACGGGACGCCGCGGTTGCCGACGCCGTTCG carries:
- the ddrC gene encoding DNA damage response protein DdrC; amino-acid sequence: MKITPQSIRIGTRSLPAQGGFLHAQSALDLLGLPFPADWEGFARTHTLTAPTRDFGCGLEATLSLPEFVRLGFAAQTPQARRWQKSAHTLIARMLAGDVRLSAQIAEANPDPQAQRWLHARLENQNARKALMSTVARHGGSELVYGQLGSISNRSVLGTDSATLRRERGVKSTRDGLNTEELLRLSYLESATARAIEERGVHGNEAILGVHRQLAERERQTWGLQHPASRAGLSPSQAG